The following is a genomic window from Aquipuribacter hungaricus.
CCCGCCGTCCGGCGCCGCGTGCTGCGCCTGCTGGCCGCCGCGGCCGGCGCCCGCCCCCTCGGCCTGGTCCACACCCGGGCCCTCGACGGCCTGGTCACCGCCGGTGCCGGGCACGGCCCGCTGGCCCTCCCGGGTCCCGTGACGGCTGCGCGGACCGCGGGGGACGACGGCTGTGGCAGGCTCACCCTCGCCGTCGACGACCCCCCGCGAGAGG
Proteins encoded in this region:
- a CDS encoding TilS substrate-binding domain-containing protein, which encodes PAVRRRVLRLLAAAAGARPLGLVHTRALDGLVTAGAGHGPLALPGPVTAARTAGDDGCGRLTLAVDDPPREDPHGRP